A genome region from Myxococcota bacterium includes the following:
- the mqo gene encoding malate dehydrogenase (quinone) has translation MADVVLVGAGIMSATLGVFLNELNPALSIEIYETLEDAGLESSNAWNNAGTGHAANCELNYTPERSDGSVDISKALEVNIEFDLSRQFWSYLVQRKVISDPKTFIHPVPHMSFVRGAKDVAFLKKRHAALSAHHCYAGMQYSEDHSKLNEWIPLVMQGRSPSEIVAATRMNTGTDVDYGSLTRSLMQHLSDAGVKIQYLHHVTHVHRESDGRWHVQVKNNQTGETSATSARFVFLGAGGGTLSLLQKAGIPEIKGYAGFPISGIWLRCDNPAVSDAHQAKVYGKASVGSPPMSVPHLDTRVIDGKRSVLFGPYAGFSTKFLKRGSLWDFFGALKLSNLKSLIAVGLKNMSLTKYLIGQVFQSSKHRFAALQEYYPQAKTEDWKLEVAGQRVQVIKPDPKQGGVLEFGTELISASDHSLVGLMGASPGASTAVFIAINMLEKCFPNDLARLKEIIPSYGQSLVDDAELCRKIRADTAAVLGLD, from the coding sequence ATGGCGGATGTTGTTCTGGTTGGTGCTGGAATCATGAGCGCAACCTTAGGCGTATTCTTGAATGAACTGAACCCCGCGTTGAGTATTGAGATATACGAGACCTTGGAAGATGCTGGTTTGGAAAGTTCCAATGCTTGGAACAATGCTGGCACGGGTCATGCGGCGAATTGCGAGCTCAACTACACGCCCGAACGCTCAGATGGCAGCGTCGATATTTCTAAAGCTTTGGAAGTTAATATCGAATTTGATTTGTCACGACAATTTTGGTCCTATCTGGTTCAACGCAAAGTCATTTCGGATCCTAAAACTTTTATTCATCCAGTGCCTCATATGAGTTTCGTCCGGGGGGCAAAAGATGTCGCGTTTTTGAAAAAGCGCCATGCGGCGCTCTCCGCGCATCATTGCTACGCGGGGATGCAATACTCAGAAGATCACAGCAAGCTGAATGAATGGATCCCGCTGGTCATGCAGGGGCGCTCTCCCAGTGAAATCGTGGCAGCCACACGAATGAATACCGGAACGGACGTCGATTACGGCTCTTTGACACGCAGTTTAATGCAGCATCTGAGTGATGCCGGCGTTAAAATCCAGTACCTACATCATGTCACGCACGTGCATAGAGAATCTGATGGAAGATGGCATGTTCAAGTTAAGAATAATCAAACTGGCGAAACCAGCGCAACCAGCGCCCGTTTTGTTTTCCTGGGTGCCGGCGGGGGAACGCTCTCCTTGCTCCAGAAGGCTGGTATACCTGAAATAAAAGGCTACGCAGGCTTCCCTATCAGCGGTATCTGGCTCAGGTGCGATAATCCTGCAGTCAGCGATGCGCATCAAGCGAAAGTTTATGGCAAGGCGTCTGTCGGCTCACCCCCGATGTCAGTACCGCATTTGGACACGCGCGTGATTGACGGAAAACGATCTGTCCTATTTGGCCCATATGCTGGATTTTCGACCAAATTCCTAAAGCGTGGCTCTTTATGGGATTTCTTCGGAGCACTTAAGCTGAGCAATTTAAAGTCTCTTATAGCTGTAGGCTTGAAGAATATGAGTCTGACCAAATACTTGATAGGCCAAGTATTCCAATCTTCTAAACATCGGTTTGCCGCTTTACAAGAATACTATCCACAAGCAAAGACTGAAGATTGGAAATTGGAAGTTGCTGGTCAGCGCGTTCAAGTGATAAAGCCAGACCCCAAGCAGGGCGGCGTTTTGGAATTTGGGACTGAGCTGATCTCAGCATCGGACCATTCACTGGTTGGTCTGATGGGCGCGTCTCCAGGCGCTTCTACGGCAGTTTTTATCGCCATTAATATGCTGGAAAAATGCTTTCCTAATGACTTGGCTAGGCTTAAGGAAATCATCCCTTCCTATGGTCAGTCTTTGGTTGATGATGCGGAGCTATGCCGCAAAATTCGAGCTGATACGGCTGCTGTCTTAGGGTTAGACTGA
- a CDS encoding heme NO-binding domain-containing protein, giving the protein MKGIVFNLLESYIVSAGGQSAYDDILAKCKLQTSEPFVGPGTYPDSDFMEMVVKAAEHLNISLPNAVRGFGRFCFPRLASKFSTFVTPFENDPKGFLKTIDNVIHVEVRKLYRDAITPEFVISDTGPNQLLMAYSSPRKLCIFAEGLLDGVGDYFKKPLQYTQATCMHEGAPACNIEIQFL; this is encoded by the coding sequence ATGAAGGGAATTGTATTCAACCTGCTTGAGAGCTATATCGTGTCTGCAGGCGGGCAATCTGCGTATGATGACATCCTTGCTAAATGCAAGTTGCAAACGTCCGAACCCTTTGTGGGGCCAGGCACCTACCCTGATTCGGATTTTATGGAAATGGTGGTCAAGGCTGCCGAACATTTGAACATTTCCCTGCCAAATGCTGTTCGCGGGTTTGGGCGATTCTGCTTCCCCAGACTGGCAAGTAAATTCTCAACTTTTGTCACACCCTTTGAAAATGACCCTAAGGGTTTTTTAAAGACCATTGACAACGTTATTCATGTCGAGGTGCGCAAGCTTTATCGAGACGCCATCACGCCGGAATTCGTTATCAGCGATACCGGTCCCAATCAGCTTTTGATGGCTTATAGCTCTCCTAGAAAGCTTTGCATCTTCGCTGAAGGACTTCTTGACGGCGTTGGCGATTATTTCAAAAAGCCTCTCCAATACACCCAAGCCACTTGCATGCATGAGGGTGCTCCTGCCTGTAACATCGAGATTCAATTCCTGTGA